In the genome of Mytilus edulis chromosome 14, xbMytEdul2.2, whole genome shotgun sequence, the window CTTtccattttatcataaaaacttTGTAAGCTTGTAAGTTGATTTCTAGGCGAAAGGAATTCTAATAATGCCTGCATGTATGCATTTATGATTTTGTCTTGTTGACCGAACCTCTCTTTTAGCAAATTTACGGCTTCATCGTAGTTTACATTTGTAAGTGCGAAACCTGCAATTGATCCTAATGCTTCATGTTGTAGCTGTGCTTTCAAGTAATtgaatttttgtacatttgtaagTGATAAGTTAAGTTGTACGGCCGACTCATATGAGTCCCAGAAAGTTTGTCATTTTAATATGTTGCCTAAGAATATTGGAAGCGAAAGTTTGGGTAGGCAGTGACTACTTACTTCGAAAATGTACTTTGCTGCGTGTTGAACGTGTGACTGGCTTGTACAGACGGGTTCTCAAACGACTGTGCGTTGTGTGGGTTGGCTATGTTATGTGTTGGAATAAACGGCGTAGTTTCTGGATTTAATGTGTGGGTTGTTGTATGAGATTCAAGATGACGGGACTGCGGTGTTTGGACATTTTGAATGAACTTACGTATGTGGCGAATCTTCGTTTCCATATCGACTGAATATTCATCTGAATCTATTATCTCATTTTCCACATTTTCCGGATCTGTTAACTTAAGAATTTGTTCGTTTAAGTcctcaaacaatgtttatttttgCACTAGTTTTCCGAGTGTTGCAATGACTTCTTCTTCATCAAAATTCGTATTTTCCTTGGCTTCATCTAATCTTCGGAATAATCTGGTAAAAGCACTTCTGTTACCCGATAAACCTGTTTACAGCCGCACAGTGGAAATGACCATACAAGATCTAATAAGTCATTCATTAAAGAAGGAGAAGGTTGGTCGTGACGGTTCCCGTGTTGTTATTTCAAATTTGGTGAATGGTAAAGAAAGTCTACAATCAGAATATGCCATTGAACTAGATTCCTTTTCTACTAGTTTGACAATCAAATTGCGCTTTTTTCAAGGTTAATCGAGATGgtcttcattttatttattttattctgtTGTCGGAACAGATGGTGTCGTTCGACGGATTTTTTTAAGGACGGTGGTCCTATTTATTTGAACGGACATTTGTTGTCTTGTTATTTAGGatgttgatctttttttatttgagaacAGACATTTGTTGTCTTTGGGTTATAGGATGCTGGTATGTactaattttatgatgttggtcTCTTTACTAAGAAAGCGAACTGAGTTTGTCGTGTTTGATTTAAGGATTAGCATCCAATTTACATTGATTGTTTTTGGCGATGTCGTCATTTTCTTTGAAACACGGTGTAATTATGTGGTTATATTTAATCGGCTCGTTGCCTTTATTTTGttgaaaacagaaatatttaCTGAGATGAGATACGTGTTTCGCCGGTTTCCCGCCTTTTACTTCGTCCCTGCGTTTAAGGTTGGCTCTTTACTTATTCCCTATTTAGCAGtttggtcagtttgaattttgatTGTATTATGTGATTTGAAGATATAACATTTGATATGCTATTTTATATGATATGTACGATTTGAGAAGTTTTCCAATTTAACATATTTTAGTCGCAATGATGTTTTCGTCAGTTGATTGACCTATTTATAGGTCAGTATTGATTTTATTGCATTGATTGAACAGGTGAACTTTCTGTGAAACATTTAAAGCGTAAAAGGTAATTACGCAAGTTTGTTGTTAAATTTAAGGTGAGCTCGATAGCTAATGATGTTCATGACTgagttttatttttagtttattggGTTTTAGATAGAAGAATAACTACCACTTAGTATAATTATTATAAAGCGAATTCAGCCCATCGTTTGTGGGCTCCATACAGAACatgatgttatttttattttaggtaatttttatcaattttgataaTAGGTGCTACCGGTATAATTTGACAGATCACAGTGTCACGTGACGGGTGGTATTGAAATGATTGAATGGGTGACGGCACATTCAATAGTGATATATAAGTATTATGTTTgcaatgtggttttttttttaatctgagtaTTTAgctgtttcttttttatataaatgtatatattcgTTTTTAtggaatatattatattttgtagatggCCGAGCCACACTTGATATTAAAACCTAGACACACACTTGTTGGGAAAGGTCTATTGCCTATGATCTTGGTTTTCAAATCCGCTGATGATGACGTTCCGGTTGAAAACTTGGCACGTCTTAAAAAAGATCATCCGTTGAACAACTACTCCCTTGACGATCTGTCAATAGAGTTTAAGAGATTAACAGCTGAATCCTTCAAGGATGTTATTACGCTTGCTGGAAAAGGATTGAATTTAAAGAACGGTTTGCAACTCATGCACAAAGCCATTCTTTTTCCTAATTTGATTGGCGGACCTAAAGGTTCATCTATAACTACTTTTGATCAAGGTaaggtatttttaaatatatcatttgtAATAAAAGTCAGAGTGTGACATGAGTGCAATTTTCTCATTCTTTTTGGATAagagtatatatataaatgtcaatatgtcaataactataaaaatataaaggAATATAGGGTAGATCTGCATGTAACAAAACCTTCAATCGATTGGACGAAAAAACAGAAGTTTTCTGTCTAGTACGTTTTGTTTACTTCTTAATCTATCATATACAAATTGTGTGTTGTACTAGACGCTTACCGGGAAACTACATTGTAGTGCACTAGTAATTTTGAgttggtatatatataaaaaaaaaaaaaaaaaaaaaaaaaaaaaagattcggtgtaattgccaaagagacaactcttgccaatatatttttaaaaggttGCCAGATAATATTTTGAATAGTAAATTCTCATCGGTGTTGCTTGAATTGAAAATTGGAAAATGTCATGCTCACAAAAATAATCTTTTTATGTCATGGATAAGGTACACTTAGCCGAAATGAATATTTTTAGGTAATACTTGTAAGATTATTAGTTTTTGGTGTTTAATATTggtatattagttatcttagttAGTAGAATGTAAAATTTGATATGGATTTTTCAGGTGCATCGACGTCTAGACCTGTTACACCAATGGCTGGTGACCAGGGGCCACACGTTCCATATACCCGGTTAGTATTTTTACCTCCACAAAAACTAGTTCTGATCTTGAGGGAAGACTACGTAAAATGGAAAACAGTTTAGACAATTTAAAGTTATAGAAGCATTAAAAAGTGTTAGAGCTTTGGCCGGGAGGCCAAAGTTGACGCCACCAAGCGTTCTTATAGCTGCTTTAGAGGTTTTGGTTGAGTGTGCTAATAAAGCAAGTCACCCAGAGGCTGATTTCTATAGTAAGGCCTTGCAGGCTTGTAGACAATTTGAAAATCATGATGACATTTCTAATTTGTGTTTAAAATTGCTTGGGTCTTCAGAAGATAAAAACATTACAGCTAATATTGCTGAATGGCAAAAGAATGCTAGGAAAAATGAGAAAACTGATGAGAAGGTTGAAAGCAAGGGTTGTAACCAAATGCCTATTCAAAGTGTGTCAGGTCCGTCAGCTTTTCCATATCCTTGTCCAGCGTTCCCTTATAATCCGTTCCCTGTAGGTTATGGTAATCCTGTAGGTTGTGGTAATGGTTTCCCGGTAAATGGTCCTGATGTTCCACCTTTCAGTGATTCAAGTATGATGCGAAACCCAGGTTTTCGCCCTAGATTCCAAAGGAGAACTAGGGGTGcttgtttttttctgtaaggAGAATGGCCACCACGTGAACTCGTGTCCGAAGTTGAAGAAGGAGTAGTTAtgtatgcattaaaaaaaatctggattACCTTAAAGTTTTTCCGTTAAAATTTCGTAAGTTTTCAAAGTTTTCTGACTTTCATTCCATGGGAATCTAATCCTTAGTGGCTTATTGTTAGTCACGCGGAATGGAGGTCGgggaattttttttctgtatttttttcattttagggtTATAATCCAAAAAGAATGAATTTAATTTATCTGAATGGGAAGTGAAGTCATTATTTGACCCTAGCAGTATTGATTTTAAAGACAACGAAGTTTTGGTGAATTGCAGAGGAAGAGTTCTCCTACCTCCATATTCCGTTCCCCGCGCAAAAGAAGTAGCAGAAAATAGAAGGTAGTAATTAGTACCTTTTAGACAGCCAGAATCATTTATCGCAGGAAATCTGCACAAACATTTAGAAGCTTGGCGAGAACTTAATCCTTCTGCAGAAGTTTTAGAATGGTTAGAAAATGGggttaatattgaaaataatttcagACATTTCAAAGGCAATTTTAAAGGGAAAATGTATGACTCGGCTACGACACCTTGTATGTATTTTGACAATGCACTTAACTGTAAGAACCATGTTGAATTTATCAAGTCGACTCTTTTAGATCGTGTCAGAAATGGATCTATGTCTGTATGGAGTAGAGTTGGTTGTTGTGACCCCCCTGATTTGGTAATGCCCCTTACTGTAGAGGTAACAAAACCTAGGCTCTGACATGATGAGCGTTTTTTGAAACTGTGGGTTATAGATAATCCTTTTGTATTAGATTCTCTTAAAGAAGTTCCAAGGTTGGTTGAAAACAGTACATTTATGGCGTCTGTAGATGACAAATCGGGTTATGACCATATTCTAGTCCATAAAGATTCTAGAAAATATTTCGGTGTGCGTTTTGCAGATTGGTATTTGGTTTTCAATACCATATCTTTTGGTTTTAAAACCAGTGCCTACATTTACCATACTAAATGGATGATTGCAACAGGACATTGTAGAAAGTTAGATGTTCCATGCTTACAATATATTGATGACAGGCTGATTTCAGAATTTGTGGAAAAAAGTTGTTTATCTCATTTGTTTAGAACTTACAAATCACTTTACATTGTATGCCAAGTGTTGATAAGGTTGGGCTATTTTGTAGGTCTTAACAAGTCCGTCTTTTCACCTAGTCAAATGATCATGTTTTGGGAATGCTTATAGATTCTGTAAAACAGGCTTTTCTAATCCCAgacaagaaaaagaaatatttcgCGGAGCTCAGAGATTTTATTCGTACTCAGAGACAGGTGCCTCTAAAAACGTTGCAGCGTTTTACAGGGAAGTGCATTTCTTTTATGCTTGCTGTTCCGGCAGCAAAGTTGTTCACACGTGAGTTGAATAAAGCCATTGGAAGAgctattaaaaaaagtaaacctgtTTTGATTGACAAAAAACTTAGGGAGGAAATTAATCATTGGCAATTTCTAGACACAGAGGTTGTTTATGTTCCGTGGCGGGCTGAACATCATTTACAGGTTTCTTTGGCCAGAGACGCTTCCTCCTATCGATGGGCAGCGTTTGCCAATGAAGAAGAGGTAATTGGAGATTTATTCAAAGAGGACGACTCACGCCCTATCCATCTCAAAGAAGGTGAAGCTTTATTGAAATCACTGATGTCTTTGGACAAACGTTTGGCAAATCATAGGGTCGATGCATTTGTTGATAATCAGGCAGTAGAAGCTTCATGGGAAGGAGAAGGGGGAGATGTACACAGTTGAATGATATAATGAAGTCTATTTTTTGCATTTCTCAAAAATTAAACATAGATTTACATTTAGAATATATCCCGTCAGCAAAAAATCCGGCAGACCCTGGGTCTAGAAAGTTGACTTTGCAAGATAGCAAGCTAACTGAGAGAGCTTGGAAATTGGTAGAGGATAGGTTTGGTCCACACACAGTGGATGTAATGGCTTTGGACTCCAACGCAATGATTGATGGTGAGGGAATACCATTAAAACATTTCACTCCTTACCCTTGTCCTTCTTTGTCAAAGGTGAACATTTTTGCTCAAGATTTGTCAGTTGAGAAAAACCCTTATGTATTCCCTCCTTTTTGCCTTATATCTGCTGTCTTGCATTTTTTAGAAGAGCAAAACCTAAAGCCTGTACATTTGTGTTTCCTTCGTTTTCACCGTTACCGTCTTGGTGGCCGAAGCTTTGGTCATATGTTGAAGACCATATTGTTCTTGGTGATATAGGTGAAAAATTGGCCATTTTAGCACCAACAAAAAATGGTTTTCAGCCAAAGAAACTTGTATTTAAGCTTTTTGCAGCTAGGCTTGTTCTCTAATTTAAGGTAACCCCTGGTATCCCAAGATTGTGGAAACCTGCAGTTCCTTGCCAGTCTTGCTGTTATCCCAATGACGAAGGCTTTAAATATTGTCAGTCGTGTGGTCACCAATTTATAACAAATAGTTCACAGTCTTTGAAAGATTTTGATCGTGTTTCAGAAAAAAGACTCCGATATTTAGATAATGTCGTTGAGGATACACCTTATGCTAATAAAAAGTCCGCTCTAGAGaaggaattttcaaaatttctagCAAACTATTCGAAAAGCATTTACTCTGCTAACCCTGATGATATCCGAAAATTTTCTTGTGTTCAAAGATAAATTAAGTAGGACACAAATTCATCGTATAAACTGTGCTTACTTTGGTAAAACCGGTATTCACGAGTGCGAATGTCCTTTGAGGTTGGCCTCGGGTACCGTCCAAACCACTTTAAGTCAATTAAAATCAATGTTCAAAAGCTATGGAAGGGGAGATAAATGGAATGACGATTTGATGTTTGGTAACCCAGCATCCAGTGCTAAAGTTATAGAATATTTAGGCGCTATTAAGCAAGAACAAGCAATTTCTCACAGAGTGGTTAAACAAGCAAAGCCATTATTTTTTGAGAAGTTAAGAAATATTGCTTGGTTTATTGACTCTCAGTTGGTAATGGGAAATGATTCTGCGAAGAAGTTTGTGTTACTCAGAGATCAAGCATTCTAGAAACTTCAATTTTTTGGGGGAGATAGAGCGTCCGATTTGAGTCATTGTTTCGCTCAAGAGGGTAAACGTCTAAAAGACAATTCAGGGTTTCTTATTATGCATACTATCGGAAAAAACTCTTGTGAACGGAAGAACAAACGAATTTAGAATTATGAGAATGGAGGATCATTCTGTTTGTCCAGTCTTTTCTCTTGAAAAGTATGTTTCTGGCGCTAAGGAAATGAATGTAGACTTATCTGTTGGATATTTATTCAGAGTATTGGATCATAGGAAAAAACAAGTACTTGCATCTCCAGTAACCCATTTGGTTATGTATAGTAggttaaaatattatttgaaaaaactTGATATCGATGAAGGTGAAACTCCGCACTCATTGCGTGGTGGATGTGCCATCTCCTTAGCTGTGTCTGGTTCCGGGAACACTAAGGAGATTATGAATCATGTAGGCTGGTTCTCTCAAAAAAGTTATGATAGATACTCTAGGATAAATAATTTTGTAGACAACTCTGTAGGTTCCCTATTTAAGGAAATTGCTCGTTCACCTCAAACAGCTGAGAGAGTATTTGACGAAGTGGGTGACACAACCAAATTGCCTTCAGCATTTCTCTAACTTCTCATTTTTCAAGAGTgtgttatttgtatttaaatagTTTTCAGTGTATTGTATTTAACGTTTTCGTTGGGAAATTGCCCTCAGCATTTTTCTAACTTCTCATTTTTCAAGAGATTTGTATTAATATAGTTTTCAGTGTATTGTATTTAACGTTTGCTGAATatttttaatagttatcccactcggacttggtgtgtcagtgtaagatcaccccgatggccggaggccagagggtaatctaacactgacacaccaagtccgagtgggataactgttttacatcccagctgttttagattggacgaaaaaacatttacaattcatagTTTAGTTTAGAACGCCAGTCAAATCGCCCCACTTGCctatcggcccacactatatcgccactttaaaaaaaatcgccACACTCTTGTTCACTGACTCGCccaacttttgaaaaagtgtaaaatcaaatttaacaatcagtctgacaattcatttattaacgaaaaaggtttaaaccccactgaataaaggtctgccaattCGCTCCACTTCttaaaagatcttgcttcctttaagtaagttaaattattgtgattttgtatcATGTCCTCCTGAtttagtggtatgtgtcgtggcttgatat includes:
- the LOC139504033 gene encoding uncharacterized protein, with the translated sequence MAEPHLILKPRHTLVGKGLLPMILVFKSADDDVPVENLARLKKDHPLNNYSLDDLSIEFKRLTAESFKDVITLAGKGLNLKNGLQLMHKAILFPNLIGGPKGSSITTFDQVIEALKSVRALAGRPKLTPPSVLIAALEVLVECANKASHPEADFYSKALQACRQFENHDDISNLCLKLLGSSEDKNITANIAEWQKNARKNEKTDEKVESKGCNQMPIQSVSGPSAFPYPCPAFPYNPFPVGYGNPVGCGNGFPVNGPDVPPFSDSSMMRNPGFRPRFQRRTRGACFFL